A portion of the Brachionichthys hirsutus isolate HB-005 chromosome 6, CSIRO-AGI_Bhir_v1, whole genome shotgun sequence genome contains these proteins:
- the nudt6 gene encoding nucleoside diphosphate-linked moiety X motif 6 has protein sequence MNRTTSKLLNVSVSVVKMAAFALKLLPAVRRRVSRGVSSSARSAVRGFSCNAVLLRGAEGTSSLTGRADRFGGVTVNLAETGLPGDVSESSFCRLLHESLLQWKAEGKVAVWLSVPISLSRCAAAASAHGFTFHHAKDDHAVLALWLGEGQSRLPGFATHQVGVAGAVVDESNGKVLVVQDRNKTKNAWKFPGGLSDPRENIGDTAVREVLEETGVRSEFRSLLSIRQQHDHPGAFGMSDMYVICRLRPLSYDIQLCTRECLRCEWLDVAELAETIDATPVTSRLARLLLRGLEGGFRHVDLTMEELPAVYSGMFYQLYHRPLPETPSS, from the exons ATGAACCGCACTACCTCCAAGCTGCTTAATGTTAGCGTTAGCGTCGTAAAAATGGCTGCTTTCGCGCTGAAGCTTTTACCGGCTGTAAGAAGGCGAGTCAGCCGCGGAGTGTCTTCCTCCGCGCGCTCAGCTGTTCGTGGGTTTTCGTGCAACGCGGTTTTACTCCGCGGCGCGGAAGGGACTAGCTCTCTGACGGGGAGAGCGGACCGGTTCGGCGGAGTGACGGTGAACCTGGCGGAGACCGGTTTACCGGGGGACGTCAGCGAAAGCTCGTTCTGCAGACTGCTGCACG AGTCTTTGCTCCAGTGGAAAGCAGAGGGGAAAGTGGCGGTGTGGCTCAGCGTTCCCATCTCTCTGAGCCggtgcgccgccgccgcctccgcgCACGGCTTCACCTTCCATCACGCCAAAGACGACCACGCCGTTCTGGCCCTCTGGCTGGGAGAAGGGCAGAGCAGACTCCCGGGGTTCGCAACCCACCAAGTCGGAGTGGCAG gtGCAGTTGTTGATGAATCCAACGGAAAGGTTCTTGTGGTCCAAGACAGAAATAAG ACCAAGAACGCGTGGAAGTTCCCCGGTGGGTTGTCGGATCCACGGGAAAATATTG GAGACACCGCCGTCCGCGAGGTGTTGGAGGAAACCGGCGTTCGCTCGGAGTTCCGGTCGCTGCTGAGCATCAGGCAGCAGCACGATCACCCCGGCGCCTTCGGAATGTCGGACATGTACGTGATCTGCCGGCTCCGCCCGCTGTCGTACGACATCCAGTTGTGCACTCGGGAGTGTTTGCGCTGCGAGTGGCTGGACGTCGCCGAGCTGGCCGAGACCATCGACGCCACGCCCGTCACCTCCCGCCTGGCCAGGCTCCTGCTCCGCGGCCTGGAGGGGGGCTTCCGGCACGTTGACCTGACCATGGAGGAGCTTCCTGCAGTGTACTCTGGGATGTTCTACCAGCTGTACCACAGGCCGCTTCCGGAGACGCCGAGCTCCTAG